In one Desulfoferula mesophila genomic region, the following are encoded:
- a CDS encoding amino acid permease, whose product MEGKNRSFGLLTVFCIASGAMISSGLFVLPGLAHALAGPAVIFSYFLAGCLACTGMLSVAEIITAMPKAGGDYFFITRTLGPAAGAVSGLLVWFSLSLKSAFALVGMGTFAQPLLGLDPLWVALALCLVFVGINLLGAEKAGRLQVILVAVLFLLMLLYVAFGSSFIKWNRFEPFTPNGFAAVISTAGIVFVSYGGLLNVASVAEEIKDPGRTIPRAMILALLTVGLFYVAMVFVTSGVLGSDELDHSITPISDGARIIAGSTGALIMSLAAAAAFASTAGAGIMSASRYLLALGRDGLAPQALGRVHPKLGSPYVAILVTGGFVFGTLFLSLEILVKAASSVLILTYILANLCVIVLRESRLTNYRPSFKAPGYPWLQIAGALGFVVLLLEMGWEALIISLLLILSGLAFYWFYGRIRYEREYALMHLVRRITDRDLVNGGLEEELRGIVRERDQLCWDEFDQAVQRAEVIEVAGAQNGNEVLARVALAGARRFGLDALWLGQALKKHQMAQATELVPGVAISDAALPGSGQVELIMARLAPPVALNPGQAPCSAMFVVLFSPDKRGAYLSTLAAIAQTAGNPVFADQWSAAQDAARLRDIMLIAKRQRTCTI is encoded by the coding sequence ATGGAAGGCAAAAACAGGAGTTTTGGGCTCTTAACGGTGTTTTGTATCGCCAGTGGAGCCATGATCAGTTCAGGGCTATTCGTGTTGCCTGGGCTAGCCCACGCCCTGGCCGGGCCGGCCGTGATCTTCAGTTATTTTCTCGCCGGTTGCCTAGCTTGCACTGGCATGCTCAGTGTGGCCGAAATCATCACCGCCATGCCCAAGGCGGGCGGGGATTATTTCTTTATCACCCGGACCCTGGGACCGGCGGCCGGAGCTGTAAGCGGACTGCTGGTCTGGTTTTCCCTGTCATTAAAAAGCGCCTTTGCCCTAGTAGGCATGGGGACCTTTGCCCAGCCACTTCTGGGCTTGGATCCTCTTTGGGTGGCCCTGGCTCTTTGTCTGGTTTTCGTGGGGATCAATCTCCTGGGGGCTGAAAAAGCGGGTAGGCTCCAAGTAATTTTAGTGGCGGTGCTTTTCCTGCTGATGCTCCTCTACGTGGCTTTTGGGTCCAGTTTTATAAAATGGAACCGTTTTGAACCCTTTACGCCCAACGGATTTGCCGCGGTCATTTCCACAGCAGGTATAGTCTTCGTTTCCTATGGCGGTCTGTTGAATGTGGCCTCGGTGGCCGAGGAGATCAAGGATCCTGGCCGCACAATACCAAGGGCAATGATACTGGCACTCCTAACAGTAGGGCTTTTCTATGTAGCGATGGTTTTCGTAACCAGCGGTGTACTGGGTTCTGATGAGTTGGACCACTCCATCACCCCTATTTCCGACGGAGCCCGTATCATTGCGGGTAGTACGGGAGCCCTAATAATGAGCCTAGCCGCAGCGGCGGCCTTTGCCAGCACCGCCGGAGCGGGCATCATGTCGGCATCGCGCTACTTGCTGGCACTGGGGCGCGACGGCTTGGCTCCCCAGGCTTTAGGCCGGGTTCATCCTAAACTGGGCTCACCCTACGTTGCCATTTTGGTAACCGGTGGATTCGTATTCGGGACCTTGTTCTTGAGCCTTGAGATTCTGGTCAAAGCGGCATCCTCGGTTTTGATCCTTACCTACATTTTGGCCAACCTCTGTGTAATCGTGCTGCGCGAATCGCGTCTGACCAATTACCGGCCTAGCTTTAAGGCTCCGGGTTACCCCTGGCTGCAAATTGCCGGAGCGCTAGGATTTGTGGTTTTGTTGCTGGAGATGGGATGGGAGGCTCTAATCATTAGCCTGCTATTGATTCTAAGCGGCTTGGCCTTTTATTGGTTCTACGGCCGCATTCGCTACGAGCGCGAATACGCCCTGATGCACCTGGTCCGGCGCATCACCGACCGCGATCTGGTGAACGGCGGCCTTGAAGAGGAGTTGCGGGGCATCGTGCGTGAGCGGGACCAGCTTTGCTGGGACGAGTTCGACCAGGCGGTGCAGCGGGCCGAGGTGATAGAGGTGGCAGGCGCGCAAAACGGCAACGAGGTGTTGGCCCGCGTCGCACTGGCCGGGGCGCGCCGCTTCGGCCTGGATGCCCTATGGCTGGGCCAGGCCCTGAAAAAGCACCAGATGGCCCAGGCCACCGAGCTGGTGCCCGGCGTGGCCATCAGCGACGCGGCCCTGCCGGGCTCGGGCCAGGTGGAGCTGATCATGGCCCGGCTGGCGCCTCCGGTGGCCCTGAACCCCGGCCAGGCTCCTTGCTCGGCCATGTTCGTGGTGCTCTTCAGCCCGGACAAGCGGGGAGCCTATCTGAGTACCTTGGCGGCCATCGCCCAGACCGCTGGCAACCCCGTTTTTGCCGACCAGTGGAGCGCGGCCCAAGACGCCGCCCGGTTGCGGGACATCATGCTAA
- a CDS encoding lipocalin family protein, whose product MKRKFKISRIFLITAMVALLLTMALACEKTMPTDDHTVTSVDLKRYVGKWYEIASLPAPFQEGCFCTTAEYSLEKDHVKVVNRCRRGSPQGEVDEALGKAWPVEGSNNSRLKVSFFWPFKGDYWIIGLDQDYQWAMVGHPQKKYLWILSRSPNMPTELYQSLVSKAKSMGYDVARLKLMNQACYR is encoded by the coding sequence ATGAAGCGCAAATTCAAAATTAGCCGTATTTTCCTCATAACTGCCATGGTTGCCTTGCTGCTTACCATGGCTCTGGCATGCGAGAAGACAATGCCAACTGACGACCATACCGTCACGTCAGTGGATCTTAAGAGATATGTTGGCAAATGGTATGAGATAGCTTCTTTACCCGCTCCTTTCCAGGAGGGATGTTTTTGCACTACAGCCGAGTACTCCCTGGAAAAAGACCATGTAAAGGTGGTAAACCGCTGCCGCCGGGGCTCGCCCCAGGGGGAGGTGGATGAGGCTCTAGGCAAAGCCTGGCCCGTGGAAGGTAGTAATAACTCCCGCCTAAAGGTCAGCTTTTTCTGGCCCTTCAAGGGCGACTACTGGATCATTGGCTTGGACCAGGACTACCAGTGGGCCATGGTTGGGCACCCACAAAAGAAGTATCTTTGGATACTGTCTCGCTCACCAAATATGCCGACGGAGCTTTATCAATCGCTTGTGAGCAAGGCCAAATCCATGGGATACGATGTTGCCAGGTTGAAGTTGATGAACCAGGCTTGCTACCGGTAA
- a CDS encoding PEP/pyruvate-binding domain-containing protein, whose protein sequence is MNWILTLDEIEPTCEVGGKARALATLKRQGLKVPAAFCLPAAAYRYYLNRNGLDQQISLELGKKSFDNMRWEELWDVSLRLRNVFGKAEIPNDLSQAIEDGVHHLFGDRPVSVRSSALAEDSAQASFAGLHESFINVRGIHSILKHIKLVWASLWSDRALLYRQELALDPFASAMAVVVQEMIVGQSSGVAFSMNPLDKSRASVEAVYGLNQGLVDGSIEPDHWELDRVTGHIVEHRGAQRRMALAPGPEGSVAEALPEKQQQQPPLSSAQVMGIFRISRSLEVAFGSPQDMEWTLEAHEFHILQSRNITTLAVSKEDDERRRYLGLKRSIENLKALRKTIEENLLPGMESQSRELAANNLSRLTDRELVTEIRRRQEIVQKGVDDYWRECIPFAHGMRLFGQVYNDRLAPQDPYEFMHLLSGSRLQSTSRNRCLWKIGQLIAADPTLAQAVSQEGDMAGFPNFLSLIDQYISLYGGASWGGRKFRLNRKAVARLAARYANTSAPAEGAPRSDKGELEREFMQSFPATQLPYALELLEIGRASYRLRDDDNIYLGRLEGELARAVSEGVARLSAKWGSIPGDLQAEDVLLALENGRAPVPPKKSKAKTKGKTVLSSKARQLIGQPASAGWASGPARLVQDPQDLFEFENGEVLVCDAIDPNMTFVVPLAAAIVERRGGMLIHGAIIAREHGIPCVTGVPEAVSLISTGDMLSVDGDLGLVTVGSNSLPVE, encoded by the coding sequence ATGAATTGGATCCTGACCCTTGACGAAATAGAGCCTACCTGTGAGGTGGGAGGCAAGGCCAGGGCGTTGGCCACTCTCAAACGACAAGGTCTGAAGGTGCCTGCGGCCTTTTGCCTTCCAGCCGCAGCCTACCGCTATTACTTAAACCGGAATGGCCTCGACCAGCAGATCAGTCTCGAACTAGGCAAAAAGAGTTTTGACAACATGCGCTGGGAGGAACTATGGGACGTCTCGCTGCGGTTGCGCAATGTCTTTGGAAAAGCCGAGATACCTAACGACTTGTCACAGGCCATAGAGGATGGAGTGCACCACCTTTTTGGAGACCGTCCGGTCTCGGTGCGCTCCTCAGCCCTGGCCGAAGACTCGGCTCAAGCCTCCTTCGCCGGCCTGCACGAGTCATTTATTAATGTCCGCGGCATCCATAGCATACTCAAGCACATCAAATTGGTCTGGGCCTCGCTTTGGTCCGACCGAGCCCTATTGTACCGGCAGGAACTGGCATTAGATCCTTTTGCAAGCGCCATGGCCGTGGTGGTGCAAGAGATGATTGTCGGGCAAAGCTCCGGCGTTGCATTCAGCATGAACCCCCTGGACAAGTCCCGCGCTTCGGTAGAGGCGGTCTACGGTTTGAATCAGGGCTTGGTGGACGGTTCCATCGAGCCAGACCACTGGGAGTTGGACCGGGTAACAGGGCATATTGTTGAGCACCGGGGAGCCCAGCGACGCATGGCGCTTGCGCCGGGACCTGAAGGTTCAGTTGCCGAAGCCCTGCCCGAAAAGCAGCAGCAACAACCACCCCTAAGCTCCGCACAGGTCATGGGAATATTCCGAATTTCCCGCAGCCTGGAAGTGGCTTTCGGCTCTCCCCAAGACATGGAATGGACCCTTGAAGCCCATGAATTCCACATTCTGCAATCACGCAACATTACCACCCTGGCAGTTTCGAAGGAGGATGATGAACGGAGACGCTATCTGGGCCTAAAGCGAAGCATCGAGAACCTTAAGGCCCTGCGGAAGACAATCGAGGAAAACTTGCTTCCAGGAATGGAAAGTCAATCCCGTGAACTGGCCGCTAATAATCTCAGCCGTCTTACGGACCGAGAATTGGTCACAGAGATAAGACGACGCCAAGAAATAGTTCAAAAGGGAGTCGATGATTACTGGCGGGAATGCATTCCTTTTGCCCATGGGATGAGGCTTTTTGGCCAAGTCTACAATGACCGTCTGGCACCCCAAGACCCATATGAGTTTATGCACCTGCTATCCGGTTCGAGGCTGCAGAGCACCAGCCGTAACCGGTGCCTTTGGAAAATAGGCCAATTAATAGCGGCGGACCCCACCCTAGCCCAAGCCGTGTCTCAAGAGGGAGACATGGCAGGATTTCCAAATTTTCTTTCCTTGATTGATCAATATATCTCCCTTTATGGTGGCGCATCTTGGGGCGGGCGCAAGTTCCGGTTGAACCGCAAGGCGGTGGCTAGGCTTGCGGCTAGGTATGCCAACACATCAGCACCGGCAGAAGGGGCGCCGCGCTCCGACAAGGGGGAACTGGAACGGGAATTTATGCAGAGTTTTCCGGCTACCCAGTTACCATATGCCTTGGAACTTCTAGAGATAGGCAGGGCCAGTTACCGGTTAAGGGACGACGACAACATCTATTTGGGAAGGCTCGAGGGGGAGCTTGCACGCGCGGTTTCAGAGGGTGTTGCTAGGCTGAGCGCCAAATGGGGTTCTATACCAGGGGACCTCCAAGCCGAGGATGTCTTACTGGCGCTGGAAAACGGGCGGGCTCCAGTACCCCCCAAAAAATCCAAGGCAAAAACGAAAGGTAAAACGGTCTTGTCCTCTAAGGCCCGGCAACTGATAGGCCAGCCGGCGAGCGCGGGATGGGCCTCTGGTCCGGCCAGGTTGGTCCAAGACCCGCAAGATTTGTTTGAATTTGAGAACGGCGAGGTCCTGGTCTGTGACGCCATTGACCCCAACATGACCTTTGTCGTCCCTTTGGCCGCGGCGATTGTGGAACGCCGGGGAGGCATGCTTATACACGGGGCCATAATTGCCCGCGAACATGGTATCCCTTGCGTCACCGGCGTTCCTGAGGCAGTCAGCCTTATCAGTACGGGCGATATGTTAAGTGTCGACGGTGACTTGGGTCTAGTCACTGTGGGAAGCAACAGTCTGCCAGTGGAGTGA
- a CDS encoding pyridoxamine 5'-phosphate oxidase family protein, translating into MEKFVHLNLNPPGQQAQELEQHLRDMAASQLFAVLSTVGEKQPYASLVAFAASTDLARIYFSTSRTTRKFNNLQRNPRAAILMDNRSNQVTDLRLAAAATAVGKVEAIGPDKEAVFKQVFLAKRPHMGEFLDASNTARLCLHVDAYYVVSRFQSVFEFRVVP; encoded by the coding sequence ATGGAGAAGTTTGTGCATTTGAATCTCAACCCACCTGGCCAGCAAGCCCAGGAGCTAGAACAGCATTTGCGGGATATGGCGGCAAGCCAGCTTTTTGCGGTTCTGTCCACTGTGGGGGAGAAGCAGCCCTACGCTAGCCTTGTGGCTTTTGCGGCTTCAACGGACCTTGCACGCATTTACTTCTCCACCAGCCGTACCACTCGCAAGTTCAATAACCTGCAGAGAAACCCCAGAGCGGCAATTTTGATGGACAACCGCAGCAACCAAGTAACAGATCTGCGCCTGGCGGCCGCGGCCACTGCCGTGGGCAAAGTAGAGGCGATAGGGCCTGACAAGGAGGCGGTATTTAAGCAGGTCTTTTTGGCCAAGCGACCTCACATGGGTGAATTCCTTGATGCCTCCAATACGGCTCGTCTCTGTCTGCATGTCGATGCCTATTATGTGGTGAGCCGGTTTCAGAGTGTATTCGAGTTCAGGGTCGTACCATGA
- a CDS encoding MSMEG_6728 family protein, with product MQTFLPYADFDRSAQVLDNRRLGKQRSEALTILRIVDNRTEKRGWRTHPAVLMWQGYAEALKLYMNACIKEWVARGFENRIPLERINHKRLVLPWWLGREELHSSHRANLLRKDPNFYGKYGWNEDPQMKYWWPSKHS from the coding sequence ATGCAGACCTTTCTCCCCTATGCAGATTTTGATCGTTCCGCCCAGGTACTGGATAACCGTCGCTTGGGTAAACAGCGCTCTGAAGCCCTAACCATCTTGCGCATCGTTGATAATCGCACGGAAAAACGCGGATGGCGCACTCACCCCGCTGTGCTCATGTGGCAAGGCTATGCTGAGGCCTTGAAGTTATATATGAACGCTTGCATCAAAGAATGGGTTGCGCGGGGTTTTGAGAACCGAATTCCTTTGGAAAGGATCAATCATAAAAGATTGGTCTTGCCCTGGTGGTTGGGGCGTGAAGAATTGCACTCGTCCCACAGAGCCAACCTGTTACGCAAGGATCCCAATTTTTATGGCAAATACGGTTGGAACGAGGATCCGCAAATGAAGTATTGGTGGCCCTCAAAACACAGCTAA
- the pgm gene encoding phosphoglucomutase (alpha-D-glucose-1,6-bisphosphate-dependent), whose translation MQVSPRAGNLAEPSMLVNVPKLITAYYTEVPDPSVPEQRVAFGTSGHRGSSFDIAFNERHILAVTQAICLYRQMKGIDGPLFMGMDTHALSEPAHASALEVLAANGVEVMISQGDEYTPTPVVSHAILTYNRGRTKGLADGIVITPSHNPPHDGGFKYNPPNGGPAESEVTTWIQAKANEFLANNLQGVNRIPLQRALSASTTHRYDYLNAYVTDLCNVLDLKAIKGAAIKLGVDPLGGAGVHYWDSIAERYGLNLTVVNQVVDPTFSFMTLDWDGKIRMDPSSAYAMQSLLRIKDSFDLSFACDTDHDRHGIVTPGSGLLSPNHYLAVAVFYLFQNRPQWRESAAVGKTVVSSLMIDRVTAKLGRKLYEVPVGFKWFVEGLLDGSLGFGGEESAGASFARLDGSVWTTDKDGIVLALLAAEITARMGRNPGEIYHELTSELGEPAYDRIEAPATAEQKKLLANLSSEQVHLADLAGEKIQAVLTHAPGNGAPIGGLKVVAASGWFAARPSGTEDIYKIYAESLQGADHLRRIEKEAQEIVSAALAAVPPEQGKSHAP comes from the coding sequence ATGCAAGTAAGCCCTAGAGCCGGAAACTTAGCCGAGCCGTCGATGCTCGTCAACGTGCCCAAACTCATCACGGCCTACTATACCGAGGTGCCCGACCCTTCCGTACCTGAGCAACGGGTTGCCTTCGGGACCTCGGGGCATCGCGGCTCCTCTTTTGACATAGCATTCAATGAACGGCATATCCTCGCCGTCACCCAGGCCATTTGCCTGTACCGTCAGATGAAGGGGATCGACGGCCCGCTTTTTATGGGCATGGACACCCACGCCCTTTCCGAACCGGCCCACGCAAGCGCGCTTGAGGTGTTGGCGGCCAACGGGGTGGAGGTCATGATCTCCCAGGGCGATGAATATACGCCGACCCCCGTGGTTTCACACGCCATTCTTACCTATAACCGAGGGCGCACGAAAGGGCTGGCCGACGGCATCGTCATCACGCCTTCCCACAACCCGCCGCACGATGGCGGATTCAAATACAATCCCCCCAACGGCGGGCCCGCCGAATCCGAGGTCACGACTTGGATTCAGGCCAAGGCGAACGAGTTTCTCGCCAATAACCTTCAGGGTGTGAACAGGATTCCATTGCAGAGGGCCCTCAGCGCCTCCACGACGCACCGGTACGATTATCTCAATGCCTATGTCACCGACCTTTGCAACGTTCTCGATTTGAAGGCCATTAAGGGGGCGGCAATCAAACTGGGGGTTGATCCACTTGGCGGCGCGGGTGTCCACTATTGGGATTCCATAGCCGAGCGATACGGCCTGAACCTCACGGTGGTCAACCAGGTCGTAGATCCCACTTTCAGCTTCATGACCTTGGATTGGGACGGCAAGATACGCATGGATCCATCCTCGGCCTATGCGATGCAAAGCTTGTTGAGGATCAAAGACAGCTTCGACCTTTCCTTTGCCTGCGACACCGATCATGACCGGCACGGAATCGTCACCCCGGGTTCGGGATTGCTGTCGCCCAACCATTATCTCGCCGTGGCCGTCTTCTATCTCTTTCAAAACCGGCCACAGTGGCGAGAGTCGGCGGCAGTCGGCAAAACCGTGGTCAGCAGCTTGATGATAGATCGCGTCACCGCGAAACTCGGCCGCAAACTCTACGAGGTGCCCGTCGGTTTCAAGTGGTTTGTGGAAGGCCTGCTGGACGGCTCCCTGGGCTTTGGCGGCGAAGAGAGCGCCGGAGCCTCTTTCGCCCGTCTGGACGGCAGCGTCTGGACGACGGACAAGGATGGCATTGTCCTGGCTTTGCTGGCTGCGGAGATAACGGCGCGCATGGGCCGCAATCCCGGCGAAATATACCACGAACTCACGAGCGAATTGGGGGAGCCGGCCTATGACCGCATCGAGGCGCCAGCCACCGCGGAGCAAAAGAAGCTGTTGGCCAATCTCTCATCTGAGCAAGTTCATCTCGCGGACTTGGCGGGAGAAAAAATCCAGGCCGTTCTAACCCATGCGCCGGGCAACGGCGCCCCCATTGGTGGGCTTAAAGTAGTGGCCGCGAGCGGATGGTTCGCGGCGCGCCCGTCCGGAACGGAGGATATTTACAAAATTTATGCGGAGAGCCTCCAGGGGGCGGATCACCTGCGCCGCATTGAGAAAGAAGCACAGGAGATCGTCAGCGCTGCCTTGGCAGCGGTGCCGCCGGAGCAAGGCAAGAGTCACGCGCCCTAG
- a CDS encoding HU family DNA-binding protein → MNKSDLIRMLAEKEGLTLKTAESAVNAIFNSIEQALAQGDRVEIRGFGSFKLKDYEGYKGRNPKTGESIKVQPKKLPVFKVGKELKERTDIEGD, encoded by the coding sequence ATGAACAAATCCGACCTGATCAGAATGCTTGCCGAGAAAGAGGGCCTCACCCTTAAGACGGCCGAAAGCGCGGTGAACGCCATTTTCAATTCCATCGAGCAGGCTCTCGCCCAGGGAGATAGAGTTGAGATACGAGGCTTCGGCAGCTTCAAACTGAAGGATTATGAAGGATATAAGGGACGGAATCCCAAGACCGGTGAGTCGATCAAGGTGCAGCCCAAGAAACTGCCCGTTTTCAAGGTTGGCAAGGAGTTGAAGGAACGGACGGATATTGAGGGTGATTGA
- a CDS encoding DsrE family protein, with translation MKVLFIISTDDGETIFNAMRLANTGVNKGDEVSVFMLGKGVTFETSGSDEFDVMGQMNQFGGDFYVUGVCMKSHGLVGSGTCPIAWMDDLYELSKEADKVLTF, from the coding sequence ATGAAGGTGTTGTTCATCATCAGCACCGATGACGGAGAAACCATCTTTAATGCCATGCGCTTGGCCAATACAGGAGTAAACAAGGGTGATGAGGTCAGCGTGTTCATGCTTGGCAAAGGAGTTACCTTTGAAACCAGCGGCAGCGATGAATTCGATGTCATGGGTCAGATGAACCAGTTTGGAGGCGATTTCTATGTGTGAGGGGTTTGCATGAAGTCCCACGGTCTGGTGGGATCGGGTACCTGCCCCATAGCCTGGATGGATGATCTTTATGAGTTGAGCAAAGAGGCTGACAAGGTCCTGACTTTTTAA